From Scleropages formosus chromosome 9, fSclFor1.1, whole genome shotgun sequence, one genomic window encodes:
- the znf692 gene encoding zinc finger protein 692 produces the protein MSSSRDALRRQRRRELDARRSKSRVRLGACLQSWGQLKESLGFVLHSELAQFLLESYYSKVCVKCSGTLEDDERARVMATSGASLHRLVLLVHDHGQQCPYPPALKPYTPLEDHIVCGGRLVEKGARQKGARRRGLRNSKKHTQPDVSSQEKELAQPSEGSKSNLELWYTCKGGHSFSWCPCQDVREGDNNGVVQGELLPDDAVGSGEPGRKGSKGTKTELDKEEVQPAEDTGSRPCDEGLLTSEGGGQLEEEEMVLRAPETEEDRLEEGFAQAMESDAISDVLLADPTQPQESWQPSDSEEKDLDCVEDKSYSTVSKKECLAVLWRTTRGRKREATEAPLLNSRAVKGGSRRRAKGMGDDDTSQISGKRKRKATPRDILPCEFDGCGKIFSTRQYLNHHMKYQHFQQKTFSCSHPACGKSFNFKKHLKEHEKLHSNQRDYICEFCARAFRTSSNLIIHRRIHTGEKPLQCEVCGFTCRQKASLNWHMRKHDAESGYQFPCEICGRRFEKRDNVTAHRSKSHPDQSISSAPVADSDCAATTVDSLTPITDSSGLVLGSMESRGYITS, from the exons ATGTCGTCGTCGCGGGATGCACTGCGACGGCAGCGGCGGCGGGAGCTGGATGCACGACGGAGCAAATCGAGGGTTCGCCTGGGAGCCTGCCTGCAGAGCTGGGGCCAGCTGAAGGAGAGCCTGGGCTTTGTGCTGCACTCAGAGCTCGCCCAGTTCCTGTTGGAGAG ctACTACTCCAAAGTTTGTGTCAAGTGTTCAG GCACTCTGGAGGATGACGAAAGGGCAAGAGTCATGGCAACATCAGGGGCATCACTCCATCGCCTGGTGTTGCTGGTCCACGACCATGGGCAGCAGTGTCCCTACCCACCTGCCCTTAAACCCTATACCCCTTTGGAGGACCACATTGTTTGTGGAGGAAGGCTGGTGGAGAAGGGAGCAAGGCAGAAGGGAGCCAGGAGAAGAGGACTGAGGAACTCTAAGAAACATACGCAGCCTGATGTTTCTTCTCAGGAGAAGGAGCTGGCGCAACCAAGTGAGGGGTCAAAATCAAACCTTGAGCTGTGGTACACCTGCAAGGGAGGGCATAGTTTCTCATGGTGCCCTTGCCAGGATGTGAGAGAGGGTGACAACAATGGCGTCGTACAGGGAGAACTTCTTCCTGATGATGCAGTGGGGTCTGGGGAGCCAGGGAGAAAAGGGTCTAAGGGCACCAAGACAGAGCTTGACAAAGAAGAAGTGCAGCCTGCTGAGGACACCGGAAGCAGACCTTGTGATGAGGGCCTGTTAACCTCAGAGGGGGGAGGTCAGCTCGAGGAAGAGGAAATGGTCCTTAGAGCTCCAGAGACTGAAGAAGACAGATTAG AGGAAGGATTTGCACAGGCGATGGAATCAGATGCAATAAGTGATGTTCTGCTTGCAGATCCCACACAGCCACAGGAATCATG GCAGCCTTCAGACAGTGAAGAGAAGGACTTGGATTGTGTTGAAGACAAGAGCTACAGCACAGTCtccaaaaa AGAATGTCTTGCAGTATTGTGGAGAACCAccagggggagaaagagagaagctACCGAGGCCCCATTGCTGAACTCCAGGGCAGTCAAAGGGGGTAGCAG GAGAAGAGCAAAGGGGATGGGAGATGATGACACATCTCAGATTAGTGGCAAAAGGAAAAG AAAGGCCACACCTAGAGATATTCTGCCTTGTGAGTTTGATGGCTGTGGGAAGATATTCTCAACCCGCCAGTACCTCAAT CACCACATGAAGTACCAGCACTTCCAGCAGAAGACCTTTTCCTGCTCCCACCCGGCCTGTGGGAAGTCCTTCAACTTCAAAAAGCACCTGAAGGAACATGAGAAACTGCACAGCA ATCAGAGGGACTACATCTGCGAGTTCTGTGCCCGTGCTTTCCGCACCAGCAGTAACCTGATCATCCACCGGAGGATCCACACTGGAGAGAAGCCTCTGCA GTGCGAGGTGTGTGGCTTCACCTGCCGCCAGAAGGCCTCTCTCAACTGGCATATGCGCAAGCATGATGCTGAAAGTGGCTACCAGTTCCCCTGCGAGATCTGCGGACGTCGCTTTGAGAAGAGGGACAACGTGACTGCGCACCGCAGCAAGAGTCATCCTGACCAATCCATCAGTTCTGCCCCTGTGGCTGATTCTGATTGTGCTGCAACCACTGTAGACTCCCTCACACCCATCACAGACTCCTCAGGCCTTGTGCTGGGTTCCATGGAAAGCAGAGGCTACATCACAAGTTGA